From the Acidobacteriota bacterium genome, the window TTCTGTGTTTTTTTTGCTGGTTGTCTTGTTTTTGGCGGGGCGGGCCGGGGGGGCGCGCCCGGCGGGGGGCGCCCCGCCGGGCGCCGGCCCCCCCCCCCCCCCCGGCCCTCATCCGCGTGGTTGTCAGCGTGCACCGATGCGTCCCATGAACAGCCGCCGGCCCGGTCTTGGCGCGGTCCGTTTCACGTGGGCGTTGACCGCCGTGGCCTTGGCAGGGGTAGCCGTCGGCATGGTGTTGCCCCGGCCTCTCGAGTCCGCTCGCGCATCCCAGCCGCCGACGGCGGCGCAACAGCCCGCGTCGCCACCGACGCCGCTGCCGTTTCCCGGGGCGCAGCCGCCGTCGGCCGACGGGGACGCTCCGTCCGATGACGCCGCGGCGGCCGACGAGGCAGAGACGGAACCGGCTCCCGCGATCGCCGCCCGGACGTTCGATGCCCCGGCCGCGATGATCATCAACTACGTCCAGTCCGGAAGCGGCAGCGGCTTCGAAGCGTTGACCAGACGAATGGTGGAGGCCCTCGCCGCGAGCGAGGACGCGGAGCATCGGGCTCTGGCGGCGGGCTGGACGATGTACCGCGTGTCCGAGCCGCCGGGCCCCAACAACAACGCGGTCTACGTCTGGCTCTTCGATCCGGTCGTGGCGGACGCCAACTACGCCGTGGCACAACTTCTGAACCAGGTGTTCCCGGAAGAAGTGCAGTCGCTCTACGAGACCTACATGCAGTCCTTCGGGATGGGACAGACGTCGCTCGAGCTCGAACCGGTGGAGCTTGTCCAGGATCCGGGCTGACGGGGAGCGGCCGCGGGCGGCAGCGCCGGAGGACGCGGTTCTCGGCGATCGCTGCGGTCAGAACGGCATGCTGAGGCCGGCGTACACCCGCCGTGGGCGGCGGTCTGCCCGTGCCCCTCGCAGCACCAGCAGCCGGTAGTCGATCCGGAGACGAAGCGGTCCGCGCAAAGAGATGTTGACGCCTGCGCCCGCGCCGACCGCCAGATTGGTCTGCGCGTGAGATCCCGTGCGTTCGCGGTACAACCCGCCGCCGACGGCGCCGTAGAGCTCGAGTCGGCGCTGGCGGTCCAGGGGCGCGCTCAAGACCAGGTTGAACAGACCCGTCTGCCGCGCCGGGTCCGAGTCGGACCCGGCGGCGGGCATTCCGGCGTACTCGAATTCCAGACCGACCGGCCGCAGAGAGACTCCGAGGGCGGCTCCCCGCGTCCCGCGGTCCGGTGTCGCCCGCCCGGCGAAGACCGTGAGATCGGCGGATGCCGGGCCGGCGCCGGTGCCGAGGAGCAGAAGCAGTGCGAAGGACAGCCGGCGGCCGGCGCGGCGGACGTGCATGTCCTTCCCATTATCGACGGTTGGAAGGTCCGGGGTCAGCGCGGCGGCTCCGCGGGTCGGCGCAATCGCCCATGATAGAGTCTCGACGGCCAATGGACTTTCGTCCCACGGAAGCGGAGCAGGTGACGCGCCGGGCGGTGCGCGAGTTCGCGGAGCGGGAGATTGCGCCGCACGTGATGGAATGGGACGAGGCGCAGGCGTTTCCCGTCGAGCTTCTGGCGCAGCTTGCCGAGCTGGGGTTGCTGGGCATCCAGTTCCCGGCCCGTTACGGAGGCGCCGGGCTCTCGGCGGTCGAGTACTGCATCTGCATCGAGGAGCTCGCGCGCGTCGATCCGACGATCGCCCTGACGGTCGCGGCGCACAACGGGCTGGCCGCCGCGCACGTCGCGATGTTCGGATCCGAAGCGCAGAAGGAGCGCTGGCTGACGCCGCTGGTCCGCGGCGAGTACCTGGGAGCCTGGGCGCTGACGGAGCCGGACGCGGGCAGTGACGCGGGCAGCCTGCGCGCGCGCGCCCGGCGCGACGGCGGCGACTGGGTCCTGGACGGCACGAAGACGTTCACGACCCATGCGGGCCTTGCCGGGCTGACCGTGGTCATGGCGGTCACCGACCCGAACGCACGCCGGCACGGCATCTCGGCCTTCGTCGTCGAGCGCGGGACGCCCGGCCTGTCGGCAGGCCGCAAGGAGAGCAAGCTCGGCATGCGCGCGAGCACCACCGCAGACACGCGCCTGGACGGCTGTCGGGTGCCGCGCGATCACCTGCTGGGCCGCGAGGGCCGCGGATTCGCCGACGCCATGGCGGTGCTCGACGCAGGCCGCATCGGCATCGCCGCCCTCGCCGTCGGACTGGCCCAGGGCGCCTTCGACGCCGCCCGCCGCCACGCCGCGGAGCGGACGCAGTTCGGCCGGCCGATCGGGAGCTTCCAGGCCATTCAATGGAAGCTGGCCGACATGGCCGTCGGGATCGATGCGGCCAGGCTCCTGACCTACCGCGCGGCTTTCCTCAAGGACCAGGGTCGGCCGACGACGCGCGAGTCGTCGATGGCCAAGCTCTACGCCAGCGAGGTTGCGGTCCGTGCAGCCGGCGAATGCGTCCAGATTCACGGCGGGTACGGCTTCGTGAAGGACTATCCGGCCGAGAAGCTCTACCGGGACGTGAAGCTGCTGACCATCGGCGAGGGCACGAGCGAGATCCAGCGGCTGGTGATCGCGAGGCAG encodes:
- a CDS encoding acyl-CoA dehydrogenase, encoding MDFRPTEAEQVTRRAVREFAEREIAPHVMEWDEAQAFPVELLAQLAELGLLGIQFPARYGGAGLSAVEYCICIEELARVDPTIALTVAAHNGLAAAHVAMFGSEAQKERWLTPLVRGEYLGAWALTEPDAGSDAGSLRARARRDGGDWVLDGTKTFTTHAGLAGLTVVMAVTDPNARRHGISAFVVERGTPGLSAGRKESKLGMRASTTADTRLDGCRVPRDHLLGREGRGFADAMAVLDAGRIGIAALAVGLAQGAFDAARRHAAERTQFGRPIGSFQAIQWKLADMAVGIDAARLLTYRAAFLKDQGRPTTRESSMAKLYASEVAVRAAGECVQIHGGYGFVKDYPAEKLYRDVKLLTIGEGTSEIQRLVIARQYLG